In one window of Sphingomonas glaciei DNA:
- a CDS encoding SDR family oxidoreductase, with protein MADVIDPPTREESRLPGNEHELDPKPEWQPRYPGSGRLKGKVAIVTGGDSGIGRAVAVLFAREGADVAILYLNEHEDAADTRKFVEAEGRRAICIPGDLGDRDFCFKAVQQVVDSFGKLDILINNAGEQHPDEKIEDITEEQLRRTFQSNIYSMFFMVQAAMPHLKQGAAIVNCTSETMYKGAPILLDYSATKGAITAFTRSLAKNLVEQGIRVNGVAPGPIWTPLNPFGGQPPEKMPEFGKDTPMGRPGQPNEVAPSFLFLACDDASYMTGQVLHPDGGNTTQS; from the coding sequence ATGGCCGACGTGATCGATCCGCCGACCCGCGAGGAGTCGCGGCTTCCGGGCAACGAGCATGAGCTCGATCCCAAGCCCGAATGGCAGCCGCGCTATCCGGGTTCCGGGCGGCTCAAGGGCAAGGTCGCGATCGTCACCGGCGGCGACAGCGGGATTGGGCGCGCGGTCGCCGTGCTGTTCGCCCGCGAAGGCGCCGACGTCGCCATCCTCTACCTGAACGAGCATGAGGATGCCGCCGACACCCGCAAGTTCGTCGAGGCCGAGGGCCGCCGAGCGATCTGCATCCCCGGCGACCTCGGCGACCGCGACTTCTGCTTCAAGGCCGTGCAGCAGGTGGTCGACAGCTTCGGCAAGCTCGACATCCTGATCAACAATGCCGGGGAGCAGCACCCCGACGAGAAGATCGAGGACATCACCGAGGAGCAGCTGCGCCGGACCTTCCAGAGCAACATCTATTCGATGTTCTTCATGGTCCAGGCCGCCATGCCGCACCTGAAGCAGGGCGCCGCGATCGTGAACTGCACGTCGGAGACGATGTACAAGGGCGCGCCGATCCTGCTCGATTATTCGGCCACCAAGGGCGCGATCACCGCCTTCACCCGCAGCCTCGCCAAGAATCTGGTCGAGCAGGGCATCCGGGTGAACGGCGTCGCGCCGGGCCCGATCTGGACCCCGCTCAACCCGTTCGGCGGCCAGCCGCCCGAGAAGATGCCGGAATTCGGCAAGGACACCCCAATGGGACGGCCCGGCCAGCCCAACGAAGTCGCGCCAAGCTTCCTGTTCCTCGCCTGCGACGACGCCAGCTACATGACCGGCCAGGTGCTCCATCCGGATGGCGGCAACACCACCCAGAGCTGA
- a CDS encoding DUF4402 domain-containing protein, which yields MIRPAHLLAAFILALVSTPAAAQSVGTTGPKATASVNVMKPLQLTALRNLQFGTVLVGTFTGTQNVAITPTGRTCGSGTGLTCSGVFTTAQFRLTGSNNQVALISSPTPTVTITNGAGATLALTLTYPASVTIDNSGNPGKLFEVGGTLGLTSTMADGLYTGTIDIQVAYQ from the coding sequence GTGATCCGCCCCGCCCATCTCCTCGCCGCCTTCATCCTGGCGCTTGTTTCAACCCCGGCGGCTGCGCAGAGCGTGGGGACGACCGGGCCCAAGGCGACCGCCAGCGTCAACGTGATGAAGCCGTTGCAGTTGACGGCGCTGCGCAACCTGCAGTTCGGGACCGTGCTGGTCGGCACCTTCACCGGCACCCAGAACGTGGCGATCACGCCGACCGGACGGACTTGCGGCAGCGGCACCGGACTGACCTGTTCGGGAGTGTTCACCACCGCGCAATTCCGGCTGACGGGAAGCAACAACCAAGTGGCGCTGATCAGTTCGCCGACCCCGACGGTGACCATCACCAACGGCGCCGGAGCGACGCTGGCGCTGACCCTGACCTATCCCGCCAGCGTGACGATCGACAACAGCGGAAACCCCGGAAAGCTGTTCGAGGTCGGGGGGACGCTCGGCCTTACCTCGACAATGGCCGACGGCCTCTACACCGGCACAATCGACATTCAGGTCGCCTATCAGTGA
- a CDS encoding DUF4402 domain-containing protein, whose product MRWTSAFLFACLLASAPAAAEPAAPCRLCDASGGGLIASAPQALPMALEVQTSLDFDRVILTGPAGGIARLGADGSRATSGALAALTGRAMIGEVVIRGEPGRQIRVDLPTRIDLFGFAGGALAITRISSDLPLIPRLDGDGRLRVRFGGELFVSGDAEGEYRGDVPITVDYL is encoded by the coding sequence ATGCGCTGGACCTCGGCCTTCCTGTTCGCCTGCCTGCTCGCTTCGGCACCCGCCGCGGCCGAGCCGGCAGCGCCGTGCCGGCTGTGCGACGCCAGCGGCGGAGGACTGATCGCCTCGGCTCCTCAGGCCCTGCCGATGGCGCTCGAGGTCCAGACCAGCCTCGACTTCGACCGGGTGATCCTGACCGGGCCTGCCGGCGGCATCGCACGGCTTGGCGCCGACGGGTCGCGGGCGACCAGCGGCGCGCTTGCCGCGCTGACCGGACGGGCGATGATCGGCGAGGTGGTGATCCGCGGCGAGCCCGGCCGGCAGATCCGAGTCGACCTTCCCACCCGCATCGACCTGTTCGGCTTCGCCGGTGGCGCGCTGGCGATCACCCGCATCAGCAGCGACCTGCCGCTCATCCCGCGCCTCGACGGCGACGGCCGTCTGCGCGTGCGGTTCGGCGGCGAGCTGTTCGTCAGCGGCGATGCCGAGGGCGAGTATCGCGGCGACGTTCCCATCACGGTCGATTACCTGTGA
- the msrB gene encoding peptide-methionine (R)-S-oxide reductase MsrB, with protein MTDRTTTSELPHDDREWLEKLGPERFQILRKHGTEAPWSGELLSNKAAGEYVCGGCGAPLFESDTKYDSGSGWPSFTAPVDEGAVSNIEDNSLGMRRVEVRCAKCAGHLGHVFPDGPGPEGLRYCINSASLDFKPEE; from the coding sequence ATGACCGACCGGACGACCACTTCCGAACTGCCCCACGACGACCGCGAGTGGCTGGAGAAGCTCGGACCCGAACGCTTTCAGATTCTGCGCAAGCACGGCACCGAGGCCCCATGGAGCGGCGAACTGCTCAGCAACAAGGCGGCGGGCGAATATGTCTGCGGCGGCTGCGGTGCGCCGTTGTTCGAGAGTGACACCAAATATGACAGTGGCAGCGGCTGGCCGAGCTTCACCGCGCCGGTCGACGAAGGCGCGGTATCCAACATCGAGGACAACAGCCTCGGCATGCGCCGGGTTGAGGTCCGCTGTGCCAAATGCGCGGGGCACCTTGGCCATGTCTTCCCCGATGGGCCTGGCCCAGAGGGCCTGCGCTATTGCATCAATTCGGCCAGCCTCGACTTCAAGCCCGAGGAATGA
- a CDS encoding transglycosylase domain-containing protein, whose translation MKWGLVAALLGLVALGVAVAVAYTQLPSYQSLSNRDDLGQNIRVRSADGKLLVQLGPNLGQWIPYARIPGNMRAAMIAVEDKRFRSHPGVDPIGMARSIKVRLETGRFSQGGSTITQQLARNIFLSNARTFGRKAREGVLALALEAKFSKNQILELYLNRVYFGGGAYGIDAASRTFFGHSASRLSLGEATIIAGLVKAPSNYSPTADVEAAQGRASVVLDSMVRNGFVTADVAASVDPAQIVVQPSTKQNSVRYFTDWALPQLDTLIDETSEPIEVWTTLDTTMQGAADRAINANTPQGAQGALVALDRDGAVRALVGGRDYVSSIYNRATQAQRQPGSAFKLFVYLAALESGMKPTTTVVDEPIEIEGWRPRNSTRTHLGAVSLREAFARSINTISAKIGAELGFGTIADMARRFGITSSLSTYPSMVLGTSDVRLIDMTRAYAAVAARGVSVSPYAITRVTSADGRLLYRHSQSEERTLVAPWVAAGMTDLLQTAVMSGTGRAAQIGRPVAGKTGTTQSNRDGWFIGFSSGITTGVWMGRDDSKAISGLQGGTAPARAFRDFMVRAVAHRPVEQFQTEVPMPDWQLEPGEENYFGNEEMPLEQLVDENGNPIAAPVEDPLAPEPITEQPVTQPIQPGEPTEGDRIFGQPPPDRRAPTPAPAPTPPPVPRGERPPLAPADGSQGRTETTQF comes from the coding sequence ATGAAATGGGGCCTAGTCGCCGCACTACTCGGCCTCGTCGCGCTGGGTGTCGCGGTGGCGGTCGCCTACACCCAATTGCCGTCCTACCAGAGCCTGTCGAACCGCGACGACCTGGGCCAGAACATCCGGGTCCGCTCCGCCGACGGCAAGCTGCTGGTTCAGCTCGGCCCCAATCTGGGCCAGTGGATTCCCTATGCGCGGATTCCGGGAAACATGCGCGCTGCGATGATCGCGGTCGAGGACAAGCGCTTCCGCAGCCACCCGGGGGTTGATCCGATCGGCATGGCGCGCTCGATCAAGGTCCGCCTCGAGACCGGTCGATTCAGCCAGGGTGGCTCAACCATCACCCAGCAGCTCGCGCGAAATATCTTCCTGTCCAACGCTCGGACCTTTGGCCGCAAGGCGCGAGAAGGCGTGCTGGCGCTCGCGCTGGAAGCCAAGTTCTCGAAGAACCAGATCCTCGAGCTGTATCTCAATCGGGTCTACTTCGGCGGTGGGGCCTACGGCATCGATGCCGCCAGCCGCACCTTCTTCGGCCATTCGGCGAGCCGCCTGAGCCTCGGCGAGGCGACGATCATCGCCGGACTGGTCAAGGCGCCGAGCAACTACAGCCCGACTGCCGACGTCGAGGCGGCGCAGGGTCGAGCCAGCGTGGTGCTCGATTCGATGGTCCGCAACGGCTTCGTCACCGCCGACGTTGCGGCCAGCGTCGACCCCGCGCAGATCGTTGTCCAGCCGAGCACCAAGCAGAACAGCGTGCGCTACTTCACCGACTGGGCGCTGCCCCAGCTCGACACGCTGATCGATGAAACCAGCGAGCCGATCGAGGTGTGGACCACGCTCGACACCACCATGCAGGGCGCGGCCGACCGGGCGATCAATGCCAACACTCCGCAGGGTGCGCAGGGCGCGCTGGTCGCGCTCGACCGCGACGGGGCGGTCCGGGCGCTGGTCGGCGGCCGCGATTATGTGTCCAGCATCTACAATCGCGCGACCCAGGCCCAGCGCCAGCCGGGCTCCGCCTTCAAGCTGTTCGTCTACCTCGCCGCGCTCGAATCGGGGATGAAGCCGACCACCACCGTTGTCGACGAGCCGATCGAGATCGAAGGCTGGCGTCCGCGCAACTCGACTCGCACTCACCTCGGCGCGGTCAGCCTGCGCGAAGCGTTTGCTCGCTCGATCAACACCATAAGCGCCAAGATCGGGGCCGAGCTCGGATTCGGCACCATCGCCGACATGGCGCGGCGGTTCGGGATCACCTCGTCGCTGTCGACCTATCCCTCGATGGTGCTCGGCACTTCCGACGTGCGGTTGATCGACATGACCCGCGCCTATGCCGCGGTCGCGGCGCGCGGCGTGTCGGTCAGTCCTTATGCGATCACGCGGGTGACCAGCGCCGACGGACGGCTGCTGTATCGCCACAGCCAGTCCGAGGAACGCACCCTGGTCGCGCCCTGGGTTGCCGCGGGCATGACCGACCTCTTGCAGACCGCAGTGATGAGCGGAACCGGTCGCGCCGCACAGATCGGCCGCCCGGTCGCCGGCAAGACAGGCACCACCCAGTCCAACCGCGACGGCTGGTTCATCGGGTTTTCGAGTGGGATCACCACCGGGGTGTGGATGGGACGCGACGATTCCAAGGCCATTTCGGGTCTGCAGGGCGGCACTGCCCCGGCCCGCGCCTTCCGTGACTTCATGGTCCGCGCGGTCGCCCATCGTCCGGTCGAGCAGTTTCAGACCGAAGTGCCGATGCCAGACTGGCAGCTCGAGCCAGGCGAGGAGAATTACTTCGGCAACGAGGAAATGCCACTCGAGCAGCTGGTCGACGAGAATGGCAATCCGATCGCCGCTCCGGTCGAGGACCCGCTCGCGCCCGAGCCGATCACCGAGCAGCCGGTGACGCAGCCGATCCAGCCCGGCGAGCCGACCGAAGGGGACCGCATCTTCGGGCAGCCTCCGCCCGACCGCCGCGCGCCTACCCCCGCGCCGGCGCCGACCCCGCCGCCAGTGCCGCGCGGGGAACGTCCGCCCCTAGCCCCGGCCGACGGCTCGCAGGGACGGACTGAGACGACGCAATTCTGA
- a CDS encoding M48 family metallopeptidase: MMRLRRSRRLRLRVDHEAGVLKLTMPWRQSAKSALDWVAGQRPWIDRQLAAAPAGLPFNDGAIIPVEGVERRIVHQPGTRRGVRLEGESLLVGGPAESLPGAVERWLRTLARERLSHTTAAVAAQAGVTVRSVSVGDPVSRWGSCSSSGAIRFSWRLILAPPEVLRFVVTHEVAHRLHMDHSPAFKAAEERLFGGPVAAARSELRRLSPSLRAVGRG, encoded by the coding sequence ATGATGCGGCTGCGGCGCTCGCGGCGGCTGCGACTACGGGTCGATCACGAAGCGGGCGTCCTGAAGCTGACCATGCCGTGGCGGCAGTCGGCCAAGTCCGCGCTCGACTGGGTGGCGGGACAACGGCCGTGGATCGACCGGCAGCTGGCGGCAGCTCCGGCCGGTCTCCCGTTCAATGACGGCGCGATCATCCCGGTCGAGGGCGTGGAGCGGCGCATCGTCCATCAACCCGGCACTCGCCGCGGCGTCAGGCTGGAAGGCGAATCGCTGCTGGTCGGCGGTCCCGCCGAGAGCCTGCCCGGCGCGGTCGAGCGCTGGCTGCGCACCCTGGCGCGCGAGCGGTTGAGCCACACCACCGCTGCGGTCGCGGCGCAGGCGGGGGTGACGGTCCGCTCGGTCAGCGTCGGTGACCCGGTCAGCCGCTGGGGTAGCTGCTCGTCGTCCGGTGCGATTCGCTTCAGCTGGCGGCTGATCCTCGCTCCGCCCGAGGTGCTGCGCTTTGTCGTCACGCACGAGGTGGCGCACCGTCTGCACATGGATCATTCGCCAGCGTTCAAGGCGGCGGAGGAGCGGTTATTCGGTGGACCGGTCGCGGCCGCCCGTTCAGAATTGCGTCGTCTCAGTCCGTCCCTGCGAGCCGTCGGCCGGGGCTAG
- a CDS encoding YcgN family cysteine cluster protein: MNKPTPETARWWDKPLAALDAGQWEALCDGCGRCCLHKLEDADTGELYPTNVACKLLDRKNGRCTDYLNRKKWVTDCVQLSKDRLEELEWLPGTCAYRLRAFGEPLPDWHYLESGSRESVHGAGMSTRGWTISEVDANELEFHLVDRDL; the protein is encoded by the coding sequence ATGAACAAGCCCACGCCCGAAACTGCCCGCTGGTGGGACAAGCCTCTCGCTGCGCTCGATGCGGGGCAGTGGGAAGCATTGTGCGACGGCTGTGGCCGCTGTTGCCTGCACAAGCTGGAAGATGCCGACACCGGCGAGCTGTACCCGACCAATGTCGCCTGCAAGCTGCTCGATCGCAAGAACGGGCGCTGCACCGATTACCTCAATCGCAAGAAATGGGTGACCGACTGCGTTCAGCTATCGAAGGACCGGCTGGAGGAGCTCGAATGGCTGCCCGGCACCTGCGCCTATCGGCTGCGGGCGTTCGGCGAACCGCTGCCCGACTGGCATTATCTCGAAAGCGGCAGCCGCGAGAGCGTGCACGGGGCAGGTATGTCTACCCGCGGATGGACGATCAGCGAGGTCGATGCGAACGAGCTCGAGTTCCACCTCGTCGACCGTGACCTCTGA
- a CDS encoding ankyrin repeat domain-containing protein: MSKRRAAIGALLLACLAMPVSAQTTQSPGYSFLQAVRERDGNKATELVQQPGSTVLNYRDDRGESALHIVTGQRDLTWLRFLTGQGADVNIVNRNGDTPLLAAARIGFAEGADFLISRGAQVDRPNRRGETPLIIAVQQRNIALVKLLAERGANPDRTDNATGRSARDYARMDSRGPEMLRVMDMAKAAKKPEIIAGPKL; encoded by the coding sequence ATGAGCAAGCGGCGCGCAGCGATCGGAGCCCTGCTGTTGGCGTGTCTGGCGATGCCGGTTTCGGCGCAGACGACGCAGAGCCCGGGCTACAGCTTCCTCCAGGCTGTGCGCGAGCGCGACGGGAACAAGGCCACCGAATTGGTGCAGCAGCCAGGGTCGACCGTGCTCAACTATCGCGACGACCGCGGTGAGAGCGCGCTGCACATCGTCACCGGGCAACGCGACCTGACCTGGCTGCGGTTCCTGACCGGGCAGGGCGCGGACGTGAACATCGTCAACCGCAATGGAGACACCCCGCTGCTTGCGGCAGCGCGGATCGGGTTCGCGGAAGGCGCGGACTTCCTGATCTCGCGCGGCGCGCAGGTCGACCGGCCCAACCGCCGCGGCGAGACCCCGCTGATCATCGCCGTCCAGCAGCGCAACATCGCGCTCGTCAAACTACTCGCCGAGCGCGGGGCCAATCCCGACCGGACCGATAATGCGACCGGGCGCAGCGCGCGAGACTATGCCAGGATGGACAGCCGCGGGCCCGAAATGCTGCGGGTGATGGACATGGCCAAGGCGGCCAAGAAGCCCGAGATAATCGCCGGTCCCAAACTGTAA
- a CDS encoding MmcB family DNA repair protein, which yields MSTAPDSVLPDSCFQDLAPVAIEVARGVTRLFCRRDLFAICEVPLPNGRRADLMGIDPKGKLTIVEIKVSKADLTGDAKWTDYLDYCDQFFWAVPPALAGLLDEDRFLPATAGVIVADRYDAAVVRDAPERPLAPARRKAEILRFARRAARRLSAQIDPTLGWGS from the coding sequence GTGTCCACCGCGCCCGATTCCGTTCTTCCCGATTCATGTTTCCAGGATCTCGCCCCGGTCGCGATCGAAGTCGCCCGGGGCGTGACGCGGTTGTTCTGCCGCCGTGACCTGTTCGCCATCTGCGAAGTGCCGCTGCCCAACGGGCGCCGCGCCGACCTGATGGGGATCGATCCCAAGGGCAAGCTGACCATCGTCGAGATCAAGGTCAGCAAGGCCGACCTCACCGGCGACGCCAAGTGGACCGACTATCTCGATTATTGCGACCAGTTCTTCTGGGCGGTGCCGCCGGCCCTGGCCGGGCTGCTCGACGAGGATCGCTTCCTTCCGGCGACCGCCGGGGTGATCGTCGCCGACCGCTACGATGCGGCGGTGGTGCGCGATGCTCCCGAACGGCCGCTGGCGCCGGCGCGGCGCAAGGCCGAAATCCTGCGCTTCGCCCGCCGCGCCGCCCGCCGCCTCAGTGCCCAGATCGATCCCACCCTGGGGTGGGGCAGCTAG
- a CDS encoding cell wall hydrolase: MNEPLVTTPIANDPLAPAVVSNSEEPAVLAVEQEEPVAIARGASLSETVAKLRRSDAGSRELECLAAGVYFESKSEPLAGQLAVGQVIANRAESRGRFPSSYCGVLTQRGQFSFVRGGRWPAVNKSSLQWKNAVAVARIVAADLHASNVGKALFFHARRVSPGWRLTRVASVGNHVFYR, translated from the coding sequence ATGAACGAACCGCTTGTCACCACTCCTATTGCTAACGATCCGCTCGCTCCCGCCGTGGTTAGCAATAGCGAAGAGCCCGCCGTTCTGGCCGTCGAGCAGGAAGAGCCGGTGGCGATCGCCCGCGGCGCCAGCCTCAGCGAAACCGTTGCCAAGCTTCGTCGCAGCGATGCCGGCAGCCGCGAGCTCGAGTGCCTCGCCGCTGGCGTCTATTTCGAAAGCAAGAGCGAGCCGCTCGCCGGTCAGTTGGCCGTCGGCCAGGTCATCGCCAACCGCGCCGAAAGCCGCGGTCGCTTCCCGTCCAGCTATTGCGGTGTGCTGACCCAGCGCGGTCAGTTCAGCTTCGTCCGTGGCGGCCGCTGGCCCGCGGTCAACAAGAGCAGCCTGCAGTGGAAGAATGCCGTGGCGGTCGCCCGCATCGTTGCAGCCGACCTTCATGCCAGCAACGTCGGCAAGGCGCTGTTCTTCCACGCCCGCCGGGTCAGCCCGGGCTGGCGCCTGACGCGGGTCGCGTCGGTCGGTAATCACGTCTTCTATCGCTAA
- a CDS encoding DUF1491 family protein: protein MSEPRLAAGIEAAALLAQARHLGGFGTVLRRGDGERGSLMIVVAERGESRFLLQRLLQRSGDYGWELQLIADSDSLRASLAKASDRDPDLWMIELDVPSAERFIADMT from the coding sequence ATGAGTGAGCCGCGACTTGCCGCCGGGATAGAAGCCGCCGCCCTGCTCGCCCAAGCCCGCCATCTGGGTGGATTCGGAACCGTCCTGCGCCGCGGCGATGGTGAGCGCGGCAGCCTGATGATCGTCGTCGCCGAGCGCGGGGAAAGCCGGTTTCTCCTCCAGCGACTGCTTCAACGCAGCGGCGATTATGGCTGGGAATTGCAGTTAATCGCCGATTCGGACTCGCTGCGAGCTTCGCTTGCGAAGGCCAGTGATCGCGACCCCGATCTGTGGATGATTGAACTGGACGTCCCGTCGGCGGAACGATTCATCGCTGACATGACCTGA
- a CDS encoding PaaI family thioesterase has protein sequence MNPLPPEAAPSPPSGADAHYRALEQLYASAPINLLFRSALTLGDAGRSQIDFTVEPSSFHAAGAAHGTLYFKMLDDAAFYAANSLVSDRFLLTTAFNLHFTKPLREGPAMAEGRWISGRRRVFVAEARIVDSSGEECARGTGTFLRSHIALAGLAGYVSG, from the coding sequence ATGAACCCTTTGCCGCCTGAGGCAGCGCCGAGCCCGCCAAGCGGCGCCGACGCGCATTATCGTGCGCTCGAGCAGCTTTACGCATCCGCGCCGATCAACCTGCTGTTCCGCTCGGCGCTGACGCTGGGCGACGCCGGGCGGTCGCAGATCGACTTCACGGTCGAGCCGTCGAGCTTCCATGCTGCCGGCGCGGCGCACGGCACACTCTACTTCAAGATGCTCGATGACGCGGCCTTCTACGCCGCCAACAGCTTGGTCAGCGACCGCTTCCTGCTGACCACCGCCTTCAACCTCCACTTCACCAAACCGCTGCGCGAAGGCCCGGCGATGGCCGAAGGGCGCTGGATCTCGGGCAGGCGGCGCGTGTTCGTGGCCGAAGCGCGGATCGTGGATTCGAGCGGCGAGGAATGCGCCCGCGGCACCGGCACCTTCCTCCGTTCGCACATCGCGCTGGCCGGGCTGGCGGGCTACGTCTCAGGATGA
- a CDS encoding PTS sugar transporter subunit IIA — MQLTTFLDLDSNRPSLAVANKRALFQALGQIAGQRLQLDVAELVAALLEREKIGTTGFGNGVAIPHGKVAGLRRIYGLVAHLAEPIDYKAIDGAPVDLVFLLLSLPDAGAEHLKALAAISRVVRHAPTLEKLRGARSGDALTAVLMGVDEPFAA; from the coding sequence ATGCAGCTTACGACTTTCCTCGACCTCGATTCCAATCGCCCGTCGCTGGCGGTGGCTAACAAGCGCGCTTTGTTCCAGGCGCTCGGCCAGATCGCCGGTCAGCGGCTGCAACTGGACGTCGCCGAACTGGTCGCCGCGCTGCTCGAACGGGAAAAGATCGGGACCACCGGCTTTGGCAACGGGGTGGCGATACCGCACGGCAAGGTCGCCGGTCTGCGCCGCATCTACGGGCTGGTCGCGCATCTTGCCGAACCGATCGACTACAAGGCGATCGACGGCGCGCCGGTCGACCTCGTCTTCCTGCTGCTGTCGCTGCCCGATGCCGGGGCCGAACATCTGAAGGCGCTGGCGGCGATCAGCCGGGTGGTGCGACACGCCCCGACTCTGGAGAAATTGCGTGGCGCGCGGTCGGGCGATGCCCTGACGGCCGTGCTCATGGGGGTCGATGAACCCTTTGCCGCCTGA
- the hpf gene encoding ribosome hibernation-promoting factor, HPF/YfiA family codes for MDIRVSGHQVETGAALQTHVTDRLQGLTDRYFSRATAANVTFGKGPHDHGFTCDIVAPVVNGVVLKANGRAMSAQLAFEGAADKIERQLKRYKSRLRDRKGAEGMGGPGYDDSASYTIFAPPPTEEEPVAEHPPVIAETRVDIPTSSVSDAVMMLDLRNTNALMFKNSVTGAYNMVYRRDDGGIGWVEPRER; via the coding sequence ATGGACATCAGGGTCTCAGGGCATCAGGTCGAGACCGGAGCCGCGCTCCAGACCCATGTCACCGATCGTCTCCAGGGACTGACCGACCGCTATTTCTCCCGCGCTACCGCCGCCAACGTGACCTTCGGCAAGGGCCCGCACGATCACGGCTTCACCTGCGACATCGTGGCGCCGGTGGTGAACGGCGTGGTGCTCAAGGCCAACGGCCGGGCGATGTCGGCGCAGCTTGCCTTCGAGGGCGCCGCCGACAAGATCGAGCGCCAGCTGAAGCGCTACAAGTCGCGGCTGCGCGATCGCAAGGGCGCCGAGGGCATGGGCGGCCCGGGCTATGACGACTCGGCCTCCTACACCATCTTCGCACCGCCCCCGACCGAAGAGGAGCCGGTCGCCGAACATCCGCCGGTGATCGCCGAAACCCGGGTCGACATCCCGACCAGCAGCGTGTCGGACGCGGTGATGATGCTCGACCTGCGCAACACCAATGCGCTGATGTTCAAGAACAGCGTCACCGGCGCGTACAACATGGTGTATCGCCGGGACGACGGCGGGATCGGCTGGGTCGAACCGCGGGAGCGCTAG
- the dnaQ gene encoding DNA polymerase III subunit epsilon, whose amino-acid sequence MREIVFDTETTGVNPASGDRMVEIGCVELINRCPTGREYHAYFNPERSMPSEAEAVHGLSGIFLSDKPLFGAKCEELLEFIGDAPLIAHNAGFDFGFLNHELQHCGRDPVCLSRMICTLVLARSKHPGAKHSLDALCSRFGVDRTARVKHGALLDAQLLAQVYVELTGGRQIGLSLLAEARREDQVNEAAATLARAQRPIRPVRTHAASLEELAAHAQFIAKMKEPLWAAVGTA is encoded by the coding sequence ATGCGCGAGATCGTGTTTGATACCGAAACCACCGGGGTCAATCCGGCCAGCGGCGACCGGATGGTCGAGATCGGCTGCGTCGAGCTGATCAACCGCTGCCCGACCGGCCGGGAATACCATGCCTATTTCAACCCGGAGCGCTCGATGCCGAGCGAGGCCGAGGCGGTGCACGGGCTCAGCGGCATCTTCCTGTCCGACAAGCCCCTGTTTGGCGCCAAGTGCGAGGAGCTGCTCGAGTTCATTGGCGATGCCCCACTGATCGCGCACAATGCCGGCTTCGACTTCGGCTTCCTCAATCACGAGCTGCAGCATTGCGGGCGCGATCCTGTCTGCCTCAGCCGGATGATCTGCACCCTGGTGCTGGCGCGTTCGAAGCATCCCGGTGCCAAGCACAGCCTCGATGCGCTGTGCAGCCGCTTCGGGGTCGACCGCACCGCACGGGTCAAGCATGGCGCGCTGCTCGATGCGCAGCTGCTGGCGCAGGTCTATGTCGAATTGACCGGAGGCCGCCAGATCGGCCTGTCGCTGCTCGCCGAAGCCCGCCGGGAGGACCAGGTCAACGAGGCGGCCGCCACGCTGGCCCGTGCCCAGCGTCCGATACGTCCCGTCCGAACTCACGCCGCCTCGCTTGAAGAGCTTGCGGCCCATGCCCAGTTCATCGCCAAGATGAAGGAGCCGCTCTGGGCCGCCGTCGGCACCGCCTGA
- the coaE gene encoding dephospho-CoA kinase (Dephospho-CoA kinase (CoaE) performs the final step in coenzyme A biosynthesis.) gives MKTIALTGSIGMGKSTVAQMFAARGIPVFDADATVRRLQGHGGRLVPAIEARFPGSTRDGAVDREALAAAVLGKPDELAALEAIVHPAVHHERTRFIVENGAAPALLFDIPLLFETGGGAVFDRVIVVTAPAELQRQRVLARPGMTAEKLDHILARQMPDAEKRARADHVIDTSISLAETDRQVGAILAGLGLGDGA, from the coding sequence ATGAAGACCATCGCCCTCACCGGCTCCATCGGCATGGGCAAGTCGACCGTCGCGCAGATGTTCGCGGCGCGGGGCATTCCGGTGTTCGATGCCGACGCGACGGTGCGGCGCCTGCAGGGGCACGGCGGCAGGCTGGTGCCGGCGATCGAGGCGCGCTTTCCGGGGTCCACCCGCGATGGTGCCGTCGATCGGGAGGCGCTCGCCGCCGCCGTGCTCGGCAAGCCGGACGAACTGGCGGCGCTGGAGGCGATCGTCCACCCCGCCGTGCATCACGAACGGACCCGCTTCATCGTCGAGAACGGCGCTGCGCCCGCCCTGCTGTTCGACATTCCCCTGCTGTTTGAGACTGGCGGCGGCGCCGTGTTCGACCGGGTGATCGTGGTCACCGCGCCAGCCGAGTTGCAGCGCCAGCGCGTGCTCGCCAGGCCCGGGATGACCGCGGAAAAGCTCGACCACATCCTCGCCCGTCAGATGCCCGACGCCGAAAAGCGCGCCCGTGCCGACCATGTGATCGACACCTCGATCAGCCTTGCCGAAACCGACCGCCAAGTGGGTGCGATCCTCGCTGGACTGGGACTAGGCGACGGCGCATAG